The nucleotide sequence ATTTCACTTGCTTCCTATTCTACCATGCTGATGAAATTTACTGTCTCTATTATATGAAACTTAGAATGAAGAAAAGCCACTAGTAGTAGAAAGAGTACAGAATAGTAAGAAAAGCAGGAGAAAAGAGCGAAAAATCTTGAATCTCAGCTTCCAAGGTTCACAAGCCTATGCAAACTACCTGTGAGATTGTTGCTTAATCTAAAACAAGGATATTAATTTCATAAAATCATACTGGTTGTGGACTGAAAGGAAATATGTGAAATAGTGCTTTATCATCTGGGCTACATAGATGTTAGATGTTTATGGTCCTAGCAGTACAAAGATACATTTTGGCTACATTGATCATGTCTTTCTATCTCTATAGATAGAGCTACTGAAAAGAGAAGACTTACTTTCATCATCTGAATCAAATCCAAAGAGTGTCTGACATTTCTTTTGTGCAAGGTGAGCCTCAAGTGCTTCTGCATTACAGTAGGTGGTCAGGCATTTGCCACATCGTAATCTTTCCACTGGTTTTTTACATATGTTATCTTGATCAGAACAGGCATCTACTCGATCAGTCAGAAATTTTCTGCGTTTTGGCATACTAAGGTATCGTTCATCAAGGTAACTGGGAGGCAAAGGTCTAACGTATGGCTTTGTTAAAATTAAGCCATATGAAGTATGTTCACTTGAAAGATTTGGTTTAGATGGTGCCTGAGATAGTGACAGGGCACTGTGTTCTTGTGATACAACATTGGTTAAAACAGAACCATTTTCTGTCCTGTTTCTGTTTATATCTGATTTCAGAGAAGGATCTGACGCAACTAACAGTGTTTGCTCTATTTCACTGTGTCCATTGACTAAGTCACTGGTACTATGACTATTTTCAGGATTTGGCTCTATGGCAGGCATCTTTTGGTCTATCAAGCTTATATTTGAAACAGTATCATCAGAATGTTCATTTCCATTCTGAAATaaattgtctgttttcttttccatagtGTCTATATATGTCTTTGGTTCTGTAGAATCTTTCCTTGATTTACTAGTAGAAACTGGCTGATAAACCGTTTGGTTCTCATCACTAGAAGAAGGGTCTATTTCCTGATGATTAAGAACTGCTTCACTCAGTTGTACAGATGATTCTGGTGTTTTGCTTAAGTAATGCTGGGCTTCATGTTCATATAACAGAGGAAGATCTTCAAAAAGCTCATGGCATTCTGGAAAACTACACTGAGCTTGAAATATCCGGTGACTTTTTGTATGCTGGGCAAGCTGGAATGGCAGCTTAAATGACTCATTAcaattaaaatgcaaacaaaagtaCACATTTGGATAGCTGTGTCTATTAAGGTGATCTATAAAATGTTGAGAATCTTCAAACTGCCTTTGGcaaaatttgcattttcctttgcTCCACTTCATTACTGTTTGCCGCACATTTAAATCAGTTGGATGTACAGTCCTTGCATGCATATTTAGAAATCCAATTCTTTTAAATATCCTTACACAGCCAATAGCAGGGCACTTGAAATTACCTTCTTGGTCTGTAGCATATACATCTTTTGGATGGCAAACAGTTCCATTGATTTTATGAAGTACTGATGTTTCTTGATTCAGGTCATAATCATCTTCACAATcatcttcattctcttcctcttcatAGTCATCATCACATTGAGGTAAAGACTCTGAGATATTATTGAAAGAAGTGTCTGGTTTGCCATTTTCAATAGCATTCTCTGCTATACCAATAGGAATTTTAATAAATTCAGTCATGTGTTCACGGATGACCTCTTTGTTTCCATCAGTGGAAGCAGTCAATGTCTCTATTTCCAAACCCTTAGTATTTGAATTcccattttcaaaagaaatggaaGTTTTAGAACAATCTATTTCTTCCAGAGTGATGACTTCTGGATCATCCTGTTGTGCTGTAGCAATCTGTTGCCTCTGGATCTTCTTAACATGGTTTTTTAAATGCTTCTGCATAAGTCCTCTGTTCCTAAATTTTCTACCACAGATCACACATGAAAAACTGCCTTTTTTCTGATGAGCCTGAGCATGTCTTACAATGTGGCCACCAAGGAATTCCTTGTTACATAACATGCACCGATGCCTTGGGACACTGTGATCCACTTTGGAAGTATTAAGAGCACTGAGGCTTCTCTTTGCATTAACATGGCCTTTAGACGGCACTCCAGACACATCATCAAGATCCGTCTCTCCAGTGCTCTGATCAGTGAGTGTGTCAAGCCCTTCATCCACACTCTGCTGTTCCACTGTCTTTTTTAGACTACCT is from Microtus pennsylvanicus isolate mMicPen1 chromosome 1, mMicPen1.hap1, whole genome shotgun sequence and encodes:
- the Znf654 gene encoding zinc finger protein 654, whose translation is MAEEESDQEAERLGEELVAIVESPPGPAGLRAADDGREDAGGGDGCGGGVGISSRDYCRRFCQVVEDYAGRWQVPLPQLQVLQTALCCFTSASSSFPDECEHVQYVLSSLAVSFFELLLFFGRDEFYEEPLKDILGSFQECQNHLRRYGNVNLELVTRIIRDGGPWEDPVLQAILKAQPASQEIVNKYLSSENPLFFELRARYLIACERIPEAMALIKSCINHPEIGKDLYFHQALFTCLFMSPVEDQLFREHLLKTDCKSGIDIICNTEKEGKTLLALQLCESFLIPQLQNGDMYYIWELIFIWSKLQLKSNPSKQVFVDQCYQLLRTATNVRVIFPFMKIIKDEVEEEGLQICVEICGCALQLDLHDDPETKCLIYKTIAHFLPNDLEIVRVCALSVFFLERSVEAYHTVEELYRRPDEEYSEGTSTVQNRVRFELLPILKKGLFFDPEFWNFVMIKKNCVALLRDKTAVRLLNENTLENSAGSLKKTVEQQSVDEGLDTLTDQSTGETDLDDVSGVPSKGHVNAKRSLSALNTSKVDHSVPRHRCMLCNKEFLGGHIVRHAQAHQKKGSFSCVICGRKFRNRGLMQKHLKNHVKKIQRQQIATAQQDDPEVITLEEIDCSKTSISFENGNSNTKGLEIETLTASTDGNKEVIREHMTEFIKIPIGIAENAIENGKPDTSFNNISESLPQCDDDYEEEENEDDCEDDYDLNQETSVLHKINGTVCHPKDVYATDQEGNFKCPAIGCVRIFKRIGFLNMHARTVHPTDLNVRQTVMKWSKGKCKFCQRQFEDSQHFIDHLNRHSYPNVYFCLHFNCNESFKLPFQLAQHTKSHRIFQAQCSFPECHELFEDLPLLYEHEAQHYLSKTPESSVQLSEAVLNHQEIDPSSSDENQTVYQPVSTSKSRKDSTEPKTYIDTMEKKTDNLFQNGNEHSDDTVSNISLIDQKMPAIEPNPENSHSTSDLVNGHSEIEQTLLVASDPSLKSDINRNRTENGSVLTNVVSQEHSALSLSQAPSKPNLSSEHTSYGLILTKPYVRPLPPSYLDERYLSMPKRRKFLTDRVDACSDQDNICKKPVERLRCGKCLTTYCNAEALEAHLAQKKCQTLFGFDSDDESA